A portion of the Rhinolophus sinicus isolate RSC01 linkage group LG03, ASM3656204v1, whole genome shotgun sequence genome contains these proteins:
- the SLC39A9 gene encoding zinc transporter ZIP9 isoform X1 produces the protein MDDFISISLLSLAMLVGCYVAGIIPLAVNFSEERLKLVTVLGAGLLCGTALAVIVPEGVHALYEDILEGKHHQVSETQNVIASDKAAEVPVVHEHEHNHDHTQLHAYIGVSLVLGFVFMLLVDQIGSSHVHSTDDPETARPSSSKITTTLGLVVHAAADGVALGAAASTSQTSVQLIVFVAIMLHKAPAAFGLVSFLMHAGLERNRIRKHLLVFALAAPVMSMVTFLGLSKSSKEALSEVNATGVAMLFSAGTFLYVATVHVLPEVGGMGHSHKPDPTGGRGFSRLEVAALVLGCLIPLILSIGHQH, from the exons ATGGATGATTTCATCTCCATTAGTCTGCTGTCTCTCGCTATGTTGGTGGGATGTTACGTGGCTGGAATCATTCCCTTGGCTGTTAATTTCTCAGAG gaGCGACTAAAGCTGGTGACTGTTTTGGGTGCCGGCCTTCTCTGTGGAACTGCACTGGCGGTCATCGTGCCTGAAGGAGTCCACGCACTTTATGAAGATATTCttgagg GAAAACACCACCAAGTGAGTGAAACACAGAATGTGATTGCATCGGACAAAGCAGCAGAAGTACCAGTTGTCCATGAACACGAGCACAACCATGACCACACACAGCTGCATGCCTACATCGGTGTTTCTCTCGTACTGGGTTTCGTTTTCATGTTGCTGGTGGACCAGATTGGCAGCTCCCACGTGCATTCTACTGATG ATCCAGAAACAGCAAGGCCTAGCAGTTCCAAAATCACCACCACGCTGGGTCTGGTCGTCCATGCTGCAG CTGACGGTGTTGCATTGGGAGCGGCAGCTTCTACTTCACAGACTAGTGTCCAGTTAATTGTGTTTGTGGCAATAATGCTACATAAG GCACCAGCTGCTTTTGGGCTGGTTTCCTTCTTGATGCATGCCGGCCTCGAGCGGAACCGAATCAGAAAGCACTTACTGGTCTTTGCGCTGGCAGCACCAGTTATGTCCATGGTGACATTCTTAGGATTAAGTAAG AGCAGTAAAGAAGCCCTTTCAGAGGTCAATGCCACTGGAGTGGCCATGCTTTTCTCTGCTGGGACATTTCTTTATGTTGCCACAGTACATGTCCTCCCTGAGGTGGGCGGAATGGGGCACAGTCACAAACCCGACCCCACTGGAGGGAGAGGCTTCAGCCGCCTGGAGGTGGCAGCCCTGGTTCTGGGTTGCCTCATCCCACTCATCCTGTCAATAGGACACCAGCATTAA
- the SLC39A9 gene encoding zinc transporter ZIP9 isoform X2: protein MLLVDQIGSSHVHSTDDPETARPSSSKITTTLGLVVHAAADGVALGAAASTSQTSVQLIVFVAIMLHKAPAAFGLVSFLMHAGLERNRIRKHLLVFALAAPVMSMVTFLGLSKSSKEALSEVNATGVAMLFSAGTFLYVATVHVLPEVGGMGHSHKPDPTGGRGFSRLEVAALVLGCLIPLILSIGHQH from the exons ATGTTGCTGGTGGACCAGATTGGCAGCTCCCACGTGCATTCTACTGATG ATCCAGAAACAGCAAGGCCTAGCAGTTCCAAAATCACCACCACGCTGGGTCTGGTCGTCCATGCTGCAG CTGACGGTGTTGCATTGGGAGCGGCAGCTTCTACTTCACAGACTAGTGTCCAGTTAATTGTGTTTGTGGCAATAATGCTACATAAG GCACCAGCTGCTTTTGGGCTGGTTTCCTTCTTGATGCATGCCGGCCTCGAGCGGAACCGAATCAGAAAGCACTTACTGGTCTTTGCGCTGGCAGCACCAGTTATGTCCATGGTGACATTCTTAGGATTAAGTAAG AGCAGTAAAGAAGCCCTTTCAGAGGTCAATGCCACTGGAGTGGCCATGCTTTTCTCTGCTGGGACATTTCTTTATGTTGCCACAGTACATGTCCTCCCTGAGGTGGGCGGAATGGGGCACAGTCACAAACCCGACCCCACTGGAGGGAGAGGCTTCAGCCGCCTGGAGGTGGCAGCCCTGGTTCTGGGTTGCCTCATCCCACTCATCCTGTCAATAGGACACCAGCATTAA